A window of Mycolicibacterium holsaticum DSM 44478 = JCM 12374 genomic DNA:
ATCCTGGCGATGACGTCGCTCAACGACACCAGGGTGTACTATGTGGAGCCGGCGAAATGGGTTGCCGCGCTTCGCTATACCAAGACCGACAGCAATCCGGTCCTGCTGAAGACCGAGATGAACGCAGGTCACGGTGGCATCAGCGGGCGTTACGAACGCTGGAAGGAAGCCGCGTTCCAGTACGCCTGGCTACTGGATGCTGCCAAGGCCGACCACGACGGCGGCGGCGAATAGGAACAGCACCTGCTCGGCGGTGCGCAGGTCCAGCCGGGTCGTCATCGACTTCGGCGGGTTGGGCATCCGCGTCGCGTAGACGTTGGCGGGGAACATCACCAGCATCAGCGCGAACAGGCCCACCGCTGCAGCCACCCGGGTCGGGGGATACAACAGCCCGGCCGCGCCGAGCAGTTCGAGCGCGCCCGTGACGGTCACCAGATGGGCAGGTGCGGGCAGTCGCGGCGGGACGATCGCGATCATGTCGCGGCGCAGCGGGTCGACGAAGTGCGCGACGCCGGTGAGTACGAACATCGCGGCCAGGCCGACGGCGATCGCCGAGGGCCAGCTGTCGACGTAGTCGATCCCCAGCCAACCGGCCAGCCGGGCCGCGAGCGTGCCGAGGATCAGGGTCAGTACCACAGCCATCCCGAACTCCAATCTTGACAGTGACTAGTTCACCATAAGGCGATATCTAGGCACTGTCAAGATTTACTCGGTATGCTGGCGGCCGTGACCAAGGCGTCCTATCACCACGGCGATCTCAAGGCCGTCATCCTGGCGCAGGCCGCCGAGCTGGTGGCCGAGCGCGGCGCCGACGGCATCTCGCTGCGCGAACTGGCCCGCGCGGCCGGCGTCTCGCACGCTGCGCCCGCCCATCACTTCACCGACCGTCGCGGCCTGTTCACCGCGCTGGCGGCCGAGGGTTGGCGGTTGCTGGCGGCCGAACTCGCCGAGGCCCGCCCGGAGTTCATCGACGCCGCGCTGGCCTATGTGCGGTTCGCGCT
This region includes:
- a CDS encoding DoxX family protein, whose amino-acid sequence is MAVVLTLILGTLAARLAGWLGIDYVDSWPSAIAVGLAAMFVLTGVAHFVDPLRRDMIAIVPPRLPAPAHLVTVTGALELLGAAGLLYPPTRVAAAVGLFALMLVMFPANVYATRMPNPPKSMTTRLDLRTAEQVLFLFAAAVVVGLGSIQ